The proteins below are encoded in one region of Thermotoga sp. Mc24:
- a CDS encoding V0D/AC39 family V-type ATPase subunit: MKLMGLSAKVKAMKSKMLTKEDFKNLMKTNSVIEIADYLKQHTHYQRFLKDVDVSKIHRRDLEILLRGAIVHDLYRIYFYLPYDIRKIFFMFEKRFEIENVKFIIRIVHSGYFENLSESKLYPLYHIKCR, encoded by the coding sequence ATGAAGCTCATGGGGCTTTCCGCAAAAGTGAAGGCTATGAAGTCGAAGATGCTCACCAAAGAGGACTTCAAGAACCTCATGAAAACGAACAGCGTGATAGAGATAGCAGATTATTTGAAACAGCACACACATTATCAGAGGTTCTTGAAAGATGTAGACGTATCGAAGATCCACAGAAGGGATCTGGAAATCCTGTTAAGGGGAGCCATTGTCCATGATCTGTACAGAATCTACTTCTACCTTCCGTACGATATAAGGAAAATCTTTTTCATGTTCGAAAAAAGATTTGAGATCGAAAACGTAAAATTCATCATTCGAATAGTCCATTCCGGATACTTCGAGAACCTCAGTGAGTCAAAACTCTATCCTCTCTATCATATAAAGTGTCGATGA
- a CDS encoding metallophosphoesterase family protein, which produces MIGIVITMIGLSVLKVLDTYLFVVPEKDLVYQNISSVEKENLKDDFTFIVFGDNKNSISTFSKLIDAVNREQNAAFAVNTGDMVFDGSLFKWELYLEQLRRFKIPVLPVPGNHDLADDPGNYLKIFGPLYYSFHTGNSYFIVLNNANEKYVDAYQLEWLKKELEKSQSYRYRFVFMHVPVYDPRKEKQPGHSMKDLENAQTLLNILKEYNVTMVFAGHIHGYFRGEWNGVSYIITGGAGAELFGTDPEHYFYHFIRVHVSPTGVKYDVIKLPTPGFNMIDRTVHTLWIYTYSFVIQNYWIVLLGTGLFALSAIVLSGKEREVGKFLMRRRLVRFAVKLWRFFGNYGRGRS; this is translated from the coding sequence TTGATAGGAATAGTAATTACCATGATCGGACTGTCCGTTTTGAAAGTTCTGGATACTTACCTGTTCGTTGTACCGGAGAAAGATCTGGTGTATCAAAACATCAGCAGTGTTGAAAAAGAAAATTTAAAAGACGATTTCACTTTCATTGTCTTTGGTGACAACAAAAATTCCATCTCCACCTTTTCCAAGCTCATAGACGCAGTGAACAGAGAACAAAACGCAGCATTCGCTGTAAACACGGGAGATATGGTCTTCGATGGATCTCTGTTCAAATGGGAGTTGTACCTGGAACAGCTCAGAAGATTCAAAATACCAGTTCTTCCCGTCCCGGGTAATCACGACCTCGCTGACGATCCCGGAAACTATTTGAAGATTTTCGGACCTCTCTACTACTCCTTCCATACGGGAAACTCATATTTCATAGTCCTCAACAACGCGAACGAGAAATATGTGGACGCGTATCAATTAGAATGGTTGAAAAAAGAACTGGAGAAATCCCAGTCTTACAGATACCGGTTCGTTTTTATGCACGTACCGGTGTACGACCCACGTAAGGAAAAACAACCTGGCCACTCCATGAAGGATTTGGAAAATGCCCAAACGCTCTTGAATATTCTGAAGGAATACAACGTCACAATGGTTTTTGCCGGTCACATTCACGGTTACTTCAGGGGAGAATGGAACGGTGTGTCGTACATCATCACGGGTGGAGCAGGAGCAGAGCTTTTTGGTACCGACCCAGAGCACTACTTTTACCATTTTATAAGGGTTCATGTGTCCCCAACTGGAGTAAAATACGATGTAATAAAGCTTCCGACTCCTGGTTTCAACATGATCGATCGAACGGTGCATACTCTGTGGATCTACACCTATTCCTTCGTGATCCAGAACTACTGGATCGTTCTGCTTGGAACGGGATTGTTCGCGTTGAGCGCCATTGTTCTGTCGGGTAAAGAGCGAGAGGTGGGAAAATTTCTGATGAGGAGAAGACTCGTCAGGTTTGCGGTGAAACTCTGGAGGTTCTTTGGAAATTACGGAAGGGGGAGAAGCTGA
- a CDS encoding DMT family transporter → MVKALFSLLFVAFIWGSTFPIQKIVLVGVSPTFYIAVRFFIAALVSYFLFGKGNVKYGSILGTLLGIAYTTQTWGLTITTSTKSGFITSMYIVFVPVFAYLLEREIPTIFQIVSFFVASLGLYMISGGIKGFNFGDFLTLICAVSFALHVVLITMFSKRVKEVDLLFPQFLVVGILNLILNVFWKNWNFTLPAVGSAVFTALAATILAIYLQAKYQKALGNNVSAIVFLGEPVFAAVVSYFMLGETMAGKQLLGAILLLISMVFSSLERVKIVREANQKGRDECEDSL, encoded by the coding sequence TTGGTAAAGGCACTCTTCAGTTTACTCTTCGTTGCGTTCATCTGGGGATCGACATTTCCTATACAGAAGATCGTACTGGTGGGAGTCTCTCCCACCTTTTATATCGCCGTTAGATTCTTCATCGCAGCACTGGTTTCTTATTTTCTATTTGGAAAGGGGAACGTCAAGTACGGATCGATCCTTGGAACACTCCTGGGAATTGCCTATACCACACAAACGTGGGGACTCACGATCACCACCTCCACGAAGAGCGGTTTCATCACATCGATGTACATCGTTTTCGTTCCGGTCTTTGCGTATCTTCTGGAGAGAGAAATTCCAACGATATTCCAGATCGTTTCCTTTTTTGTCGCAAGCCTGGGACTTTACATGATCTCAGGTGGAATCAAAGGCTTCAACTTCGGGGACTTTCTCACCTTGATCTGTGCGGTGAGCTTTGCCTTGCACGTTGTCCTGATAACGATGTTCTCAAAGCGAGTCAAAGAAGTGGATCTCCTCTTTCCACAGTTTCTGGTAGTGGGGATTTTGAACCTGATACTGAATGTTTTCTGGAAGAACTGGAACTTCACACTCCCAGCTGTTGGAAGTGCTGTCTTCACCGCTCTTGCGGCCACCATTCTGGCCATCTACCTTCAGGCAAAATACCAAAAAGCGCTTGGAAACAACGTGTCTGCGATTGTTTTCCTGGGAGAACCTGTTTTCGCAGCAGTTGTTTCTTATTTCATGCTGGGCGAGACGATGGCAGGGAAACAGCTTTTAGGGGCAATCCTCCTTTTGATCTCCATGGTGTTTTCCAGTCTGGAACGTGTTAAAATAGTTCGTGAAGCGAACCAAAAGGGGAGGGATGAGTGTGAAGATTCTCTTTAA
- a CDS encoding V-type ATPase subunit, with amino-acid sequence MEELWKVLEKTEYRVPLENAYRNYQTSGKVYYLLNALDLWYFLTMKRKLSGSSFCTEGIRDLFYLQIDMTNIEWIYRARLLFKLQPSEVLNLLIPLRGLLERQLFVELSNVSSTEEFLKKLSQTPYGKFFKDVKEDDLPFVLERICDRILLDKARRLSNNLQNGCDVAGGYVYIREYEYKDLVTIIETKRYSLSFEEAKGYLVTFEE; translated from the coding sequence ATGGAAGAACTCTGGAAAGTACTCGAAAAAACGGAGTATCGCGTGCCACTGGAGAACGCTTACAGGAACTACCAGACCTCTGGAAAGGTTTACTATCTGTTGAACGCTTTGGATCTGTGGTACTTCCTAACGATGAAGAGGAAGCTAAGTGGATCTTCTTTCTGTACAGAGGGAATCAGAGATCTGTTTTACTTACAGATAGACATGACGAACATAGAATGGATATACAGAGCGCGCCTTTTGTTCAAGCTTCAACCTTCCGAAGTTCTGAATTTACTCATTCCACTCAGGGGTTTACTCGAAAGACAGCTTTTCGTGGAGCTTTCCAACGTGTCCTCTACAGAAGAATTTCTCAAAAAACTTTCTCAAACTCCGTATGGAAAGTTCTTCAAGGATGTAAAGGAAGACGATCTGCCGTTCGTTCTGGAAAGAATATGTGATCGAATACTTCTCGATAAAGCGAGGAGGCTATCAAACAATTTGCAAAACGGGTGCGATGTTGCAGGTGGTTACGTCTATATTCGTGAGTACGAATACAAAGATCTCGTGACCATCATAGAAACAAAGAGATACAGCCTGAGTTTTGAAGAAGCCAAAGGATACCTTGTGACTTTTGAGGAGTGA
- the fabG gene encoding 3-oxoacyl-[acyl-carrier-protein] reductase, whose amino-acid sequence MRLEGKVCLITGAASGIGKATTLLFAQEGATAIAGDISKENLDSLVKEAEGLPGKVDPYVLNVTDRDQIKEVVEKVVQKYGRIDVLVNNAGITRDALLVRMKEEDWDAVINVNLKGVFNVTQMVVPYMIKQRNGSIVNVSSVVGIYGNPGQTNYAASKAGVIGMTKTWAKELAGRNIRVNAVAPGFIETPMTEKLPEKAREAALSRIPLGRFGKPEEVAQVILFLASDESSYVTGQVIGIDGGLVI is encoded by the coding sequence ATGAGGCTTGAAGGGAAGGTGTGTTTGATCACAGGGGCTGCAAGCGGGATAGGGAAAGCCACCACGCTTCTTTTCGCACAGGAAGGAGCTACGGCGATCGCTGGCGATATCTCGAAAGAAAATCTCGACTCTCTTGTGAAAGAGGCAGAAGGACTTCCGGGGAAGGTTGATCCCTACGTTTTGAACGTGACCGACAGGGATCAGATAAAAGAAGTCGTGGAAAAAGTCGTTCAAAAGTACGGTCGAATCGATGTTCTGGTGAACAATGCGGGAATAACAAGGGATGCGCTTCTTGTGAGGATGAAAGAAGAAGACTGGGATGCGGTAATAAACGTGAATCTGAAGGGTGTTTTCAACGTGACTCAGATGGTGGTGCCCTACATGATCAAACAGAGGAACGGTTCGATCGTGAACGTCTCCTCTGTCGTTGGAATATACGGGAATCCCGGTCAGACGAATTACGCGGCGTCGAAGGCGGGAGTCATAGGGATGACCAAGACGTGGGCGAAGGAACTCGCTGGAAGAAACATCAGGGTGAACGCTGTGGCACCCGGATTCATAGAAACCCCCATGACCGAAAAACTTCCAGAAAAAGCACGTGAAGCAGCCCTTTCCAGAATACCGCTGGGAAGGTTTGGGAAGCCAGAAGAGGTGGCGCAGGTTATACTCTTTCTCGCATCGGACGAGTCGAGTTACGTCACCGGACAGGTGATAGGAATAGATGGGGGCCTCGTGATCTGA
- a CDS encoding GNAT family N-acetyltransferase, whose protein sequence is MKVIFFENDEELLREALNIRRKVFIEEQGVPEEEELDGKDPESVHVLLEKEGKFIGTARIRKIDDGTFKIERVAILKEERGKGYGRFLMESVERELFSKGVRKIVLNAQIQVREFYERLGYRAEGEIFYEANIPHLRMVKVVKR, encoded by the coding sequence ATGAAGGTGATCTTTTTTGAGAACGACGAAGAACTCCTGAGAGAAGCTTTGAACATCAGAAGAAAGGTTTTCATAGAAGAGCAGGGAGTTCCTGAGGAAGAAGAACTCGATGGGAAAGATCCTGAGAGTGTTCACGTGCTTCTCGAAAAGGAAGGAAAATTCATAGGAACCGCAAGGATAAGAAAGATCGATGATGGAACGTTCAAGATAGAACGTGTGGCGATTCTGAAGGAAGAAAGAGGAAAGGGATACGGAAGATTTCTCATGGAGAGTGTGGAAAGAGAGCTTTTCTCTAAAGGAGTTCGAAAAATCGTTTTAAACGCTCAAATCCAGGTGAGAGAGTTCTACGAGAGACTCGGTTACAGGGCGGAAGGAGAGATCTTCTACGAAGCGAACATTCCGCACTTGAGGATGGTGAAGGTGGTGAAACGGTGA
- a CDS encoding amidohydrolase, with product MSVKILFKNATVFPITSRPFKGDVLVSNGKVEKLGENIEDPDAEIVDLTGKFLFPGFIDAHSHIGLFEEGVGYYYSDGNEATDPVTPHVKALDGFNPQDPAIERALAGGVTSVMIVPGSANPVGGQGSVIKFRSIIVEECVVKDPAGLKMAFGENPKRVYGERKQTPSTRMGTAGVIRDYFTKVKNYMKKKELAQKEGKEFTETDLKMEVGEMVLRKKIPARMHAHRADDILTAIRIAEEFGFNLVIEHGTEAYKISKVLAEKKIPVVVGPLLTFRTKLELKDLTMETIAKLLKDGVLIALMCDHPVIPLEFATVQAATAMRYGAKEEDLLKILTVNPAKILGLEDRIGSIEPGKDADLVVWSGHPFDMKSVVERVYIDGVEVFRR from the coding sequence ATGAGTGTGAAGATTCTCTTTAAAAACGCCACGGTCTTTCCCATAACTTCCAGACCCTTCAAAGGAGATGTGCTTGTCTCGAACGGAAAAGTGGAAAAGTTGGGAGAAAACATAGAAGATCCCGACGCGGAAATCGTTGATCTGACGGGAAAATTCCTGTTTCCTGGTTTCATCGACGCGCACTCCCACATCGGGCTCTTTGAGGAAGGAGTAGGGTACTATTACAGTGATGGAAACGAAGCTACGGATCCCGTCACACCGCATGTGAAAGCACTCGATGGTTTCAATCCGCAGGATCCGGCCATAGAGCGGGCTCTTGCCGGTGGAGTCACATCCGTGATGATCGTTCCTGGAAGCGCCAACCCGGTGGGTGGACAGGGAAGTGTGATAAAGTTCAGGTCCATAATTGTGGAAGAGTGCGTTGTGAAGGATCCCGCAGGTTTGAAGATGGCGTTCGGAGAAAATCCAAAGAGGGTCTACGGTGAGAGGAAACAAACTCCTTCAACGAGAATGGGAACAGCGGGAGTGATCAGAGACTACTTCACTAAAGTGAAGAATTACATGAAGAAAAAGGAACTCGCCCAGAAAGAAGGAAAAGAATTCACCGAAACCGACCTGAAAATGGAAGTCGGCGAGATGGTCCTCAGAAAGAAAATTCCTGCCAGGATGCACGCCCACCGAGCGGACGACATCCTCACCGCCATCAGAATAGCAGAGGAGTTCGGTTTCAACCTCGTCATAGAACACGGAACGGAAGCGTACAAGATTTCTAAGGTGCTAGCGGAGAAAAAGATACCCGTCGTTGTGGGACCACTCCTCACCTTCAGAACAAAGCTGGAACTGAAAGATCTGACGATGGAAACTATCGCAAAACTCCTGAAAGATGGGGTTCTTATAGCCTTGATGTGTGATCACCCGGTGATTCCTCTCGAGTTTGCAACCGTTCAGGCGGCAACTGCCATGAGGTACGGTGCAAAGGAAGAAGATCTGCTGAAGATCCTGACGGTGAATCCTGCTAAGATCCTCGGCCTCGAAGATAGAATCGGTTCCATTGAACCTGGAAAGGACGCGGATCTTGTGGTCTGGAGCGGACATCCGTTCGATATGAAATCCGTGGTGGAAAGGGTTTACATAGACGGAGTGGAAGTCTTCAGAAGATGA